A single region of the Sulfurospirillum arsenophilum NBRC 109478 genome encodes:
- the rpsI gene encoding 30S ribosomal protein S9, producing the protein MAKVYATGKRKTAIAKVWVSAPGKGTITVNGVDFEAWLGGHETIKKRVRQPLALTKQEASFDIVASTQGGGYSAQADAVRHGISKALSAMDADFRAILKPYGLLTRDSRIVERKKYGRKKARRSPQFSKR; encoded by the coding sequence ATGGCAAAAGTATACGCAACTGGTAAAAGAAAAACAGCTATCGCTAAAGTATGGGTAAGCGCACCTGGTAAAGGTACGATTACTGTTAATGGCGTTGATTTTGAAGCATGGCTTGGTGGTCATGAGACCATTAAAAAACGTGTTCGTCAACCACTTGCTCTTACAAAACAAGAAGCAAGCTTTGATATCGTAGCTTCTACTCAAGGTGGCGGTTATTCAGCTCAAGCTGATGCTGTTCGTCATGGTATTTCTAAAGCACTTTCTGCTATGGATGCTGACTTTAGAGCGATCCTTAAACCTTATGGTTTATTGACTCGTGACTCAAGAATTGTTGAGCGTAAAAAATACGGTCGCAAAAAAGCACGTCGTAGTCCACAATTTTCTAAACGTTAA
- the purT gene encoding formate-dependent phosphoribosylglycinamide formyltransferase, producing the protein MHFTTPLKSNSTKIMLIGSGELGKEVVIEATRLGIETVAVDSYPQAPAHLVANKSYVINMKNKDELLEVIRREKPTYILPEVEALSIEALIEAEKEGFCVIPNADAVKKTMNRKNIREFAAEKLGLKTSGYVFVKTLEELQEATKKLGIPCVVKPVMSSSGHGQSVIRSEADIQKSWEIAKEARGDASELIVEEFVPFDYEITLLTVRNGKETVFCEPIGHIQENGDYVLSWQPVPMKPEVLAKAQVMAKTVTDGLGGRGLFGVEFFVKNDEVYFSELSPRPHDTGMVTMITQSQSEFALHVRAVLGLPLDFTFYGAGASGAFKSLNEEHVPTLTIPESAFSKNSYVRVFGKPVSHVGRRMAVALVLDEVEAAKKRAKEIVSAIIG; encoded by the coding sequence ATGCACTTTACAACTCCCCTTAAAAGCAACAGCACCAAAATTATGCTCATTGGCAGTGGCGAACTTGGCAAAGAGGTTGTCATCGAAGCAACACGTCTTGGCATTGAAACCGTAGCGGTGGATTCGTATCCGCAAGCACCAGCGCACCTTGTTGCCAATAAAAGCTATGTCATCAATATGAAAAACAAAGATGAGCTTTTAGAGGTGATTCGTCGTGAAAAGCCGACATACATCCTACCTGAGGTTGAAGCTCTGAGCATTGAAGCACTGATAGAGGCAGAGAAAGAGGGCTTTTGTGTCATTCCTAATGCGGACGCTGTCAAAAAGACGATGAATCGTAAAAACATTCGTGAGTTTGCTGCTGAAAAATTAGGGCTTAAAACCAGTGGATATGTCTTTGTTAAAACGCTTGAAGAGCTGCAAGAGGCGACAAAAAAGCTGGGCATTCCATGTGTGGTCAAGCCTGTTATGAGTTCATCAGGGCATGGACAAAGTGTCATCCGAAGTGAGGCTGACATCCAAAAATCATGGGAGATTGCCAAAGAAGCCAGAGGCGATGCGAGCGAACTCATCGTTGAAGAGTTTGTGCCTTTTGATTATGAGATCACGCTCTTGACCGTTCGCAATGGCAAAGAGACTGTTTTTTGTGAGCCTATCGGGCATATCCAAGAAAACGGGGACTATGTGCTCAGTTGGCAGCCAGTGCCGATGAAACCTGAAGTGTTAGCTAAAGCGCAAGTAATGGCTAAAACCGTTACCGATGGCTTAGGCGGTCGAGGACTTTTTGGAGTTGAATTTTTTGTGAAAAATGATGAAGTCTATTTTAGCGAACTTAGTCCTCGTCCTCACGACACGGGAATGGTCACGATGATAACGCAGTCTCAGAGTGAATTTGCTTTACATGTAAGAGCGGTTCTTGGCTTACCGCTTGATTTTACGTTTTACGGAGCAGGTGCGAGTGGTGCGTTTAAAAGCTTGAATGAAGAGCATGTACCAACACTAACCATTCCTGAGAGTGCATTTTCCAAAAACTCATACGTGCGTGTTTTTGGAAAACCCGTGAGCCATGTAGGACGACGTATGGCTGTAGCGTTGGTACTAGATGAAGTGGAAGCGGCGAAAAAAAGAGCCAAAGAGATCGTTTCGGCGATTATCGGGTAA
- a CDS encoding DUF523 domain-containing protein gives MKPKILISACLIGENVKYDGGNNALHVKILEQWKEEGVLVPLCPEVLGGLSVPRPACEVIEGTNRVVCKSGEDVSVAFAKGAKESLRIAQEEGVCMAILKARSPSCGKNIIYDGTFTSTRVNDSGITCKLLQESGIFVFSEEELALAEAFWKQKG, from the coding sequence ATGAAGCCAAAAATCCTTATAAGCGCGTGTTTGATCGGTGAAAATGTCAAGTACGATGGTGGGAATAATGCTTTGCATGTAAAGATTCTTGAACAGTGGAAGGAAGAGGGTGTTTTGGTTCCTCTTTGCCCCGAAGTCCTTGGAGGACTCAGTGTGCCAAGACCTGCATGCGAAGTGATCGAGGGAACCAACAGAGTCGTTTGCAAAAGCGGCGAAGATGTCAGTGTCGCTTTTGCAAAAGGTGCAAAAGAGAGTTTACGAATTGCACAAGAAGAGGGTGTTTGCATGGCGATCTTGAAAGCCAGAAGCCCCTCGTGTGGCAAAAACATCATCTATGATGGCACGTTTACAAGCACACGCGTGAATGATTCTGGGATTACATGTAAACTTTTGCAAGAGAGTGGTATTTTTGTTTTTAGTGAAGAGGAATTAGCGTTAGCCGAAGCATTTTGGAAGCAAAAAGGGTAA
- a CDS encoding transglutaminase-like domain-containing protein: MKSNLEGYLQSSFVIDFEHPTILAKAKALKGNSNSDVEIAKSCFTFVRDHIRHTGDHKDAIITCKASDVLAYQTGWCYAKSHLLAALCRANGIPAGFCYQRLSLLENGGEPYTLHGLNALYLKDFGWYRVDARGNKKGVNAEFSPPLEQLAFRVKASHEIDFQEILSEPLSIIITALQTYTSFEESLKHLPDCTEITLL, from the coding sequence ATGAAGTCTAATCTAGAAGGCTATCTTCAAAGTTCATTCGTCATTGATTTTGAACACCCTACGATTTTAGCGAAAGCAAAAGCGTTAAAAGGGAATTCTAACAGCGATGTTGAGATTGCCAAAAGCTGTTTTACCTTTGTGCGAGACCACATCCGTCATACGGGAGATCATAAAGATGCCATCATTACATGTAAAGCCAGTGATGTCTTAGCGTATCAAACGGGCTGGTGCTATGCCAAGAGCCATCTTCTAGCAGCATTGTGTCGTGCCAATGGTATACCAGCAGGATTTTGTTACCAAAGACTAAGCCTTTTGGAGAATGGAGGTGAGCCTTACACACTGCATGGACTCAATGCCCTTTATCTGAAAGATTTCGGCTGGTACCGCGTTGATGCGAGAGGCAATAAAAAAGGAGTTAATGCAGAATTCTCTCCACCGCTTGAGCAACTCGCCTTTAGAGTCAAAGCATCCCATGAAATAGACTTTCAAGAGATACTGAGTGAGCCTTTGAGCATCATTATCACAGCCTTGCAAACGTACACAAGCTTTGAAGAGTCGCTTAAACATCTTCCCGATTGTACGGAAATAACACTACTTTAG
- a CDS encoding GNAT family N-acetyltransferase, whose translation MELVWSYSTDALDWEELLHLYKIAPLGHKKLEDLKTVYGNSKYKCLVYKDHALIGVGRALSDGIDCSYICDIAIHPDFQGMGIGKEIVTKLIEFSKDHNKIILYASPGKEPFYAKLGFLPMNTAMAIFKDKEDALDREIIYEV comes from the coding sequence ATGGAACTCGTATGGAGCTATAGCACCGATGCACTGGATTGGGAAGAATTATTACATCTCTACAAGATAGCGCCACTGGGGCATAAAAAATTAGAAGATTTAAAAACTGTCTATGGAAACAGCAAATACAAATGTTTAGTCTATAAAGACCACGCCTTAATCGGTGTAGGAAGAGCGCTCTCGGATGGAATTGATTGCTCCTATATTTGTGACATTGCCATTCATCCCGACTTCCAAGGTATGGGCATCGGCAAAGAGATCGTGACCAAATTGATTGAATTTTCAAAAGACCACAATAAAATCATCCTCTACGCAAGTCCCGGGAAAGAGCCATTTTACGCAAAATTGGGATTTTTACCGATGAACACTGCCATGGCTATCTTCAAAGACAAAGAAGATGCGCTTGATCGAGAAATTATCTATGAAGTCTAA
- a CDS encoding YciI family protein, translated as MFIISLTYHKSLEEVDAHLSDHVEFLKTHYAKGVFLASGRKNPRTGGVILALAANKAEMEAIIARDPFYIHGVAQYEITEFIASMTSPHVEFLANK; from the coding sequence ATGTTTATTATCTCTTTAACCTATCACAAATCTCTTGAGGAAGTCGATGCACATCTAAGCGATCATGTCGAGTTTCTCAAAACGCACTATGCCAAAGGTGTTTTCTTAGCTTCAGGACGTAAAAATCCTCGCACAGGTGGGGTCATTTTAGCACTTGCCGCAAACAAAGCAGAGATGGAAGCCATCATCGCGCGTGATCCTTTTTACATTCACGGTGTAGCTCAGTATGAAATCACTGAATTTATAGCCTCCATGACGTCACCGCACGTAGAATTTCTAGCCAATAAATAA
- a CDS encoding MmcQ/YjbR family DNA-binding protein → MTFEILNNYCLSHIGAIKEYPFDETTAVYKVGNKIFALIDEESNPPRINLKCDPFYARELREMYHSVIAGYHMNKKHWNTVICEGEVDDTMLFEWIDDSYDLVFASLTKKVQNQIYSS, encoded by the coding sequence ATGACGTTTGAAATCCTCAATAACTACTGCCTTAGCCACATAGGTGCCATTAAGGAATATCCCTTTGATGAAACAACTGCTGTTTATAAAGTTGGCAATAAGATCTTTGCTCTCATTGATGAAGAAAGCAACCCGCCACGCATTAACCTCAAATGCGATCCCTTTTATGCGCGTGAACTTCGTGAGATGTATCACAGTGTTATCGCAGGGTACCATATGAATAAAAAACATTGGAATACCGTCATCTGCGAAGGTGAAGTGGACGATACAATGCTTTTTGAATGGATCGATGACTCGTACGACCTTGTTTTTGCTTCACTGACAAAAAAAGTACAAAATCAAATTTACAGTTCTTAA
- a CDS encoding DNA-3-methyladenine glycosylase I, with protein MTQNLSRCGWVKLSDPTYVAYHDEEWGKPLHDDRALFELFCLETQSAGLSWLTILKKRDGYRNAFASFVLEKVAHLSEMDVERILSEGEVIKSRPKIEAIINNAKLCQTIIHEFGSLDAYFWGYVSGKTIINDVPDYKTAACTSPISDALTKDLKKRGFKFVGTTTIYAFMQACGMVNDHENSCRCK; from the coding sequence ATGACACAAAATCTTTCGCGCTGTGGCTGGGTAAAACTGAGTGATCCTACCTATGTGGCATACCACGATGAAGAGTGGGGAAAACCTCTGCATGATGACCGCGCACTCTTTGAACTTTTTTGCCTTGAAACGCAATCTGCTGGGCTGAGTTGGCTCACCATTCTTAAAAAACGCGATGGCTACCGCAATGCCTTTGCAAGCTTTGTCCTTGAAAAAGTGGCACATTTGAGTGAAATGGATGTTGAACGTATTTTAAGTGAAGGCGAAGTTATCAAGAGTCGCCCAAAGATCGAAGCCATCATCAATAATGCAAAACTCTGCCAAACTATCATCCACGAGTTCGGCTCACTCGATGCTTATTTTTGGGGTTATGTGAGTGGTAAAACCATCATCAACGATGTGCCTGATTACAAAACAGCAGCGTGTACTTCGCCGATTTCAGATGCCCTAACCAAAGATCTCAAAAAACGTGGCTTCAAATTTGTAGGAACCACCACCATTTATGCGTTTATGCAAGCGTGTGGCATGGTAAATGACCATGAGAACAGTTGCAGGTGCAAATAA
- a CDS encoding helix-turn-helix transcriptional regulator: MSIHVLEYIKKNYKDHAIEANGVVIARYFVVEDHYKAEAYMEQNLLNIILEGKKMLHTKSGDVEVRAGEAFFLSRGEYVMSEVCEGGKYACLLIFFDEKVIGNWLSPILEKLPLHVKMPSHTPEPFCKIELTPIMKSTALSLLPFIEQKPAFVDRILVLKLQELLLLLLGSPEGSKLVSYFHTLLPRGIDLKVFMEANFAQNWSIAEFAKHSGRSLSAFKTEFASQLKATPMKWILDKRVEHAHFLIKKGGLSIGEASFRAGFKSQSHFTRLFKARHIQTPKDLTGKKSNLTD; this comes from the coding sequence ATGTCCATCCACGTGCTTGAATATATTAAAAAAAATTATAAAGACCATGCGATTGAAGCCAATGGTGTGGTGATAGCGCGCTATTTTGTTGTGGAGGATCACTACAAAGCCGAAGCGTATATGGAGCAAAATCTTCTCAACATTATCTTGGAAGGTAAAAAGATGCTCCACACTAAAAGTGGTGATGTTGAGGTGAGAGCTGGCGAGGCATTTTTTCTATCGCGTGGTGAATACGTGATGAGTGAAGTGTGTGAGGGTGGTAAATATGCGTGTTTGCTCATCTTTTTTGATGAGAAGGTCATTGGCAATTGGTTATCGCCCATCTTAGAGAAACTACCTTTACATGTAAAGATGCCAAGTCATACGCCAGAGCCTTTTTGTAAGATAGAACTTACCCCGATTATGAAAAGTACAGCACTTTCACTGTTGCCTTTTATCGAGCAAAAGCCCGCTTTTGTGGATCGTATTTTGGTGTTGAAACTGCAAGAACTTTTACTTCTGCTTTTAGGCTCTCCTGAAGGATCAAAGCTGGTCTCTTATTTTCATACATTGCTTCCAAGAGGTATTGATCTTAAAGTCTTTATGGAGGCAAATTTTGCGCAAAACTGGAGCATTGCAGAGTTTGCAAAGCACAGTGGTAGAAGTTTGAGCGCATTTAAAACAGAGTTTGCGTCGCAATTAAAGGCCACTCCCATGAAGTGGATACTTGATAAGCGAGTAGAGCATGCCCATTTTCTGATTAAAAAAGGTGGACTTAGCATCGGTGAGGCGTCATTTAGGGCAGGTTTTAAAAGTCAGTCTCATTTTACGCGTCTTTTTAAAGCACGCCATATTCAAACACCCAAAGACCTCACAGGCAAAAAATCAAACCTTACAGACTAA
- a CDS encoding YbhB/YbcL family Raf kinase inhibitor-like protein — MKMKYMIAALMLAGSTLFAGGFTLYSNDLGGQLTKAQEASSFGCDGSNISPELHWSNAPSGTKSFAVTVYDPDAPTGSGWWHWVVFNIPSSINALPADFGNVSKTATLSAIQSITDYGKAGFGGACPPKGDKAHRYIFTVHALSVDKLPLDASSMPALVGFMLGANTLAKATLVSYYQR; from the coding sequence ATGAAAATGAAATATATGATAGCCGCATTGATGTTGGCAGGAAGTACGCTTTTTGCAGGAGGGTTTACGCTTTACAGTAACGACCTTGGTGGTCAACTCACGAAAGCACAAGAGGCTTCAAGCTTTGGATGTGATGGCTCAAACATCTCTCCTGAGCTTCACTGGAGCAATGCGCCCTCTGGTACTAAGAGTTTTGCGGTCACTGTTTATGATCCCGATGCGCCAACAGGAAGTGGCTGGTGGCACTGGGTTGTTTTTAACATCCCTTCATCCATAAATGCATTACCTGCTGATTTTGGCAATGTGAGCAAAACAGCAACTCTTTCGGCGATTCAAAGTATTACCGATTATGGTAAAGCAGGATTTGGTGGAGCGTGTCCACCTAAAGGGGATAAAGCGCATCGCTATATTTTTACAGTGCATGCACTCAGTGTGGATAAACTTCCTTTAGATGCGTCTTCCATGCCAGCCCTTGTTGGCTTTATGCTAGGTGCCAATACCCTTGCTAAAGCAACATTGGTTTCGTACTATCAACGCTAA
- a CDS encoding DUF2798 domain-containing protein gives MVSSKYLLYVQTLIMSGFMSFIMSGAITFINIGVVNHFLSIWFHSWAIAYAIAFPTILMVFPFAQKLAQKIASIP, from the coding sequence GTGGTTTCAAGTAAATATCTTCTTTATGTGCAAACATTGATCATGTCGGGTTTCATGAGTTTTATCATGTCGGGGGCCATCACCTTTATTAATATAGGTGTTGTCAATCATTTTTTGAGTATTTGGTTTCATTCGTGGGCTATCGCGTATGCCATTGCATTTCCAACTATTTTGATGGTCTTTCCTTTTGCTCAAAAACTAGCACAAAAGATAGCGTCTATACCTTGA
- a CDS encoding carboxymuconolactone decarboxylase family protein: protein MKSERYKIGLEKLGEIDGQAGEKVINALNEIAPDFADLLIEFPFGDIYSREGLDLKSREIATVAALTAMGTAAPQLKVHVHGALNVGCSQQEIIEIMIQMAVYAGFPAALNGLFIAKEVFNERNTSKE from the coding sequence ATGAAATCAGAACGTTATAAAATAGGACTTGAAAAATTAGGAGAAATAGATGGACAAGCAGGCGAAAAAGTCATAAATGCCCTTAACGAAATCGCCCCTGATTTTGCTGACTTGCTCATTGAATTTCCTTTCGGTGATATTTATAGCCGAGAAGGACTTGATCTGAAATCAAGAGAAATTGCTACAGTTGCAGCACTCACAGCCATGGGAACAGCCGCACCACAGCTCAAAGTGCATGTGCATGGTGCATTAAATGTAGGATGTAGCCAACAAGAGATCATTGAGATTATGATTCAAATGGCGGTTTACGCAGGTTTCCCAGCAGCACTCAATGGGCTTTTTATCGCCAAAGAAGTCTTTAATGAACGCAACACATCAAAGGAATAG